GTCCAGGAATATTTACTTTAGTCAGGAACTTAAAACCTTTTATCTCTTGCTGAAAGAATTTCGAGTACCAGCAGCCTATTGAGGGTGATATTTTGGATGGGGATATGGAAGTCTCAATGTTGGTCTGGAAATCACACTACATAGGTATAGTTTTGCATGTTCCCCCAAGAAAAACTGACCTAGATGatttgaaaaatttcaagtaAATTAGAGAGAGTGTTCCATCACTCATTTTCCACAATCCATGAAGACTGTGGGGTCAGGGTTGGGTCCAAAGTGCTGGAATCTGTGCATAAAGATCTGCCTCTAGAACTAAGTAGTCAACTACCTTTCACCTATTTCTGGGAGACCTAATGGAAAAGCATTCATAAATATTCTGATTTGATATCTGGTTCCAGACATTCTGGGGAGCCAATTAACTACTTTGCTGTTGCCATTGAAAGTTATCATTCGACATGAATTTTCGCCTACTAGATTAAACTGGTTCATGACTACACTCTTCTTTTCACTCATATGGGGTTGGGGGAACCAGGACTGGTGGAACATGGTTGCCTTCTAAATCTGGTTGGCAAAGCAATGGTGAGGCCAAGTCCTCATAAACTCATCtgtttctaggctctctattttCATCCACTGTTTTATTAGTTTATCTTTGTAAAAGTACATTTTTTGTTGCAGTCAATATACTTTTACAATAATCTTTGAAATGTTATAGTGAAtccctgccttttcttttaaaaaatatgtaggtATTGTGATAAATATTGATTTGGGTTAGGAAATCAATCTCTTACAGGCTATTTTGGAGACACTGAAAAgataattccttttaaaaattatttttagatttttattgtgCTTTGTTAAATGTGATGCTATGTGGCAGCTAAATAACACTGGATTCCAGGATTATTAGGATGAAACCCGGATCTTGAACAAGACCTGTTGTAAGTTTCTTAAGAGGCTGCTGTGATTAATTTAACTGGATGTGACATCTTTCACTTGAACAACAAATTTCTATTATTCTATGATAGATTTTGGGTCTACAGCCAAGGAACAAATCAATAATCATGGAATGTGTCCAGAAGTAGAGGATGCAGAATTAAACACATCACAACACACAAAATTATGAAGGGCAATGAGATTTCTGATGTCAAGTAATTTGTTTTGCTCCCAGAGAACAAACTCTGGAGTCACAATGTTTGGGTCCAAATCCCAGCTGGTAATTTTCTACCTCAGTGATTGTGACACTGTCTGCCTCAGCTAGCCCATCTGAAAAGAGGAAATAACAATGGTACCTACCTAGCTCATATATGTAAGACTATTGAATCAGTTGCTACATGTAGCTATTCACACCGTGCATAAGGacaacattcaataaatattaactgttaGTATTATCATTTGCAGAGACTGGCaccaaattgagaaaaaaaagtaagtggtTGTATATCCTAAAGGTACACATTTTCTACATTTATCCAGCAAAATATGcctaaaatgtaagaaaatataaatgaaaaccttCCCTAAATCAAAAGAACATCTCTACTATACTATGCCACAATGATCACTTTTTTATCCAGAAACATTCCACCTTCTCTTTTCAACTTTCCCCACCCGTCCCCTTCAGCTGATGTACCAGTATGAGGAGGGAGAACCAGAGCAGTGTGTCCGAGTTTCTCCTCCTGGGGCTCCCCATCCGGCCAGAGCAACAGGCCATGTTCTTCGCCCTGTTCCTGGGCATGTACCTGACCACGGTGCTggggaacctgctcatcatcctgCTCATCAGGCTGGACTCTcgcctccacacccccatgtacttcttcctcagccACTTGGCCTTCACTGATGTTTCCTTTTCATCTGTCACTGTCCCAAAGATGCTGATGAACATGCATGCTAAGTACAAATCCATCTCCTATGAAGGATGCATTTCACAGacatatttcttcatattttgcgCTGATTTAGACAGTTTCTTGATCACTTCAATGGCCTATGACAGGtatgtggccatctgtcaccCTCTGCATTATACCATCGTCATGAGTCAGAGCATCTGTGTCATGCTAGTGGCTGGATCCTGGGTCATTGCTTGTGCTTGTGCTCTTTTGCATACCCTTCTCCTAGCCCAGCTGTCCTTCTGTGCTGACCACACCGTCCCCCACTTCTTCTGTGACCTTGCTGCCTTGCTCAAATTGTCCTGCTCAGACACTTCCCTCAACCAATTGGTGATCTTTACTGCAGGATTAACAGCCATTATGTTTCCATTCTTATGCATTGTGGTTTCTTACGGCCATATTGGGGCCACCATCCTCCGGGTTCCTTCTACCAAGGGCATCTGCAAAGCCTTGTCCACTTGTGGATCACATCTCTCAGTAGTGACTCTCTATTATGGGGCAATTATTGGCCTATATTTTCTTCCCTCATCCAACAATACCAATAACAAAAACCTAATTGCTTCCTTGATGTACACAGTGGTCACCCCCATGTTGAACCCTTTCATTTACAGCCtgagaaataaagacatgaaaGGGGCCTTGAGAAAACTCTTGAGTAATAAAACATATTCTTCCACCTGAtacttacttttcttttaaaatatacatattatcttATTTCTTCAATTACACATAAACACAAATTATTGTAAATATAGCTCTCCTGTCTTCCTTCCACACTGTCACTGAGAAATGCTTTGCTGACATTTATCTTTACATCTGTTGGGGAGAATAGTAAAATTAGATGTACTTTATAGGacttactttgttcttttcttggaTGATGGGATTGGAAAATACTTTGAAGATGCTGTATCTCTTTGGCTGGTATCATCAAATGGGAGCTATCAGAGCTGGACTTTCCTCAGATTTTcagattattataaaatatatttggtcttttaTGCATCAATTTCTAAGGAATTTTCCATTTTGGTGATGATATGTCTCCTTCTTCACTCAGACATCCAGGTATTCAGGGACCTTGAGCCCTTCTAGAACTTCCAAGAAGAACATagtaaattttacttttcttacatAGTAATTAACACACTGCTTGCTTGTCCTTCAGGAATACAGACcacatattctttctttccaaacacacacaggtattcagcaacaaaataaatgtcACCTCAGTTGTCTCAGATACTGGTTTAAGAGCCTAATCTATGCATTAGGGTCATCTAATTTAATTCTGACAACAACCCTAAGAGATATTTTGAGAAAACTCATGCTCAAAGAGATACTttgaacagatgaacataagggaagggaagcaaaaataatataaaaacagggaggggacaaaacataagagactcttaaatatggagaacaacagagggttactgggggggttgtgggaggggggatgggctaaatgggtaaggggcattaaggaatctgaaatcattgttgcactatatgctaactaacttggatgtaattttttttttaatttaagaaagagATACTTTTAGAAAGCTCATGTTCAAAAGCATCTTAACATCACAGTTAGTGAAGGAAGATTTGAATCTtggctgtctgactccagagtgaTTCAGCATGGCAAGGAATGTAGTTGTTTATATGGAATGCTGTGTCTTGGGGGGAAACAATTAGTGTGAGAGAATATGAAAGACTTCCCAGGGAAGGTGTTGCTTTACCTGAGACTTAACAAATCAGAATTATCCAAACACACAAAGCTCTATCTTGTCCTGGCAATGACAGGAAGAGGGAGTAGCGTGTGCAGGATATTAAACCGGAAGTTTCAGCTGAGGTACCAAGATTCCATAGACTCCAGATGCCAAAGTGAGTTGTAACACACAAAATGAAGATGTTTATAGGAAATGCCCAGTACTCAGTTTCATAACTCATCAGCCTCTTAATCCGGATATGGATCTAAAAAGTGCTAAGAGCTAGAGATGAGAGGTTCTCATAAAGtgatggtgggttttttttagaaGGCTGCACAGTGAACCCCAAATTCTCGCAACAGAGAAGAGGGTGCTTTCCTCCTCACTTCAAGCTTACTGGCAGAAGCTTGAAAAGAACCATTTATAGAGTCTTATATATCTCTCTCATTTGGATGAGAATGACagcaataggaaaaaagaaagagggaaagagggggaatTGAATTATGAAATAGAATTATGTTTTGGGGAAATACCCTTCACTTCTTTTCACGGTGGgtcaataaaagcaaaaatgtttccTGCCTGtggaatcactatgctgtatgcccaaaactaatgtaacataatttgtcaattatacttcaattaagaaAAAGTTTCCTATGGACTATAGGTGAGTTATGTGAGAGAGAAAACTGATGTGAAGCCATTTTCATGTCTCCCCAAGAAAACCCATGACCAAGTCTAGGAAActtgaagagagaagaagagatcTGTAGGGAATGCACAACCACAAAACCAGAGGCTCTGAGGGGAAACaattacagaaagaaatataCTTTTGTTATATCACAGAGGATGTGTGTGAAGGCAGCCTGGGAGACTCTGAATGTCTGCTGGCCCAGAAGGGACAAGAGAATGAGTCTGTTCTAACCATCATCCAGGTCAAAAGAAGTCAAAACCTTTTTAATATGGTAGCAACCAAAGGAGCATATTACTGTCACcctttgttcattctttctttcaagcTTTATCCCAGAGGGTGGATTCAGCAACTGCAACTAGATTTCAGAaaaatgatggggggggggggggagataatcTACCATTATGACTCCTTTCAGAACTTCAGATTCTTACCTGCCTGAATCCAatgaggaaatttttttaattttaattttattttttaatttacatccaaattagttagcatatagtgcaacaatgatttcaggagtagattccttaatgccccttacccatttagcccatcccccctcccataacccctccaggaAATTTAACTATAGAATTGAGACATGTTTGTGGTAGAAAGTAATCCTTACCCTTTTTAATATCTAAAGGTTAGAAAAGAATTTATGGGATCCGTAAGAGTTTTTATTcagcagaggagaaaaacaaccctcaaataaatgaaatttcaaagaatagcagaaaaaaaatgtcacttcctGAGTAGTAGGTATTCAACATCCCAGGTATTAAGTGTGATATACTGAATTATTGTTTGAAAGAATATTTACTCCTTCCTGCTCACTTCTATAGCAGGAATACATTTTCGCATTCCACTGATGTTACTTACGCTGGTCCTTGTGATATAAAGGCTTTTTTGTACCCCTGTATATCAGTTACAGTTGCCACAAAAAAATGCTGGGTGACAAATGGCCACAATAGCCCAGCAGTATTCACCAACAAGCATTTATGCTACTTATCAATCTGAAGGTTGGTTGGGGCTTGGCTGATCTAGCTTAGGATGATGGTTTTTTCTGGACTCGGCTGATCTCACTGGTGCTTCTGTGGCTCGTTGCACGTTCGCTGATCTAAAGTGGACTCGTGTAGGGTGGCTCTGTCCCATGCATCCCTCATCCTATTCTGGGACTTGCATATGGACACTTTCAGACTCTTactcaacccccccccctttcttctcCTTATGCCATATACTAACTAGACTGTTGCTAACTTTGCATTATTAACACCTACTTCTAAGCTTTTCCTGAATTGCAGTGGCAAGGCTAGAAGCtacattttccagatttttcttttctgtattgttCATGTTTAATGTCTTCCAATGAGAGGAACTCATGAGAAGTTTAGAAGGCAAGAGAAGAAACCATTATTCTCTGGAGGTAATTATAGCCAGAAATATGGGTAGATACAAGCTTCACAGTAGTTTCCCATTGAGCTAAGAGCCACCTGCATTACGCATCAGACCAAGACATTTGGAGGAGTTTTTCAGTGATTCTTGAGATTTGCAGCCACTGCCCACTAATCTTTTGAAACCATCTATTTTATGCTCAGGCTGAAATCTTTAGTTTTGGGCTTTTTAGTTTTCAAGTGCAAGTTCCCTGACCTCTGTTCCTCACCTCTTGCAACAGTTGTATAAGCaagaacttttgtttttctctcctgaaCAAATTCTTACTGATACACTTTCACTTAAAATTTACCCATTATTgacctgtatctttttttttttttggagtgcaGATTAAATTACCTAATTGATACTTTCATTTACAGCCAAGGACATCTATTGCAGAGTAGTGGAGACAGAATGAACTCttcaaatattaattaatttttaaaacttcattattAATATGGAGACACATTGAAATGAATCTACTTCAAACAACACTAAAAACAATCAACTCTATGTATTCAAGGACTTTCAAGGAATGaatacaaagttttaaatttttattttattttttaaaatatgaaatttattgtcaaattggtttccatacaaca
The Prionailurus viverrinus isolate Anna chromosome D4, UM_Priviv_1.0, whole genome shotgun sequence genome window above contains:
- the LOC125150637 gene encoding olfactory receptor 1J1-like, translating into MRRENQSSVSEFLLLGLPIRPEQQAMFFALFLGMYLTTVLGNLLIILLIRLDSRLHTPMYFFLSHLAFTDVSFSSVTVPKMLMNMHAKYKSISYEGCISQTYFFIFCADLDSFLITSMAYDRYVAICHPLHYTIVMSQSICVMLVAGSWVIACACALLHTLLLAQLSFCADHTVPHFFCDLAALLKLSCSDTSLNQLVIFTAGLTAIMFPFLCIVVSYGHIGATILRVPSTKGICKALSTCGSHLSVVTLYYGAIIGLYFLPSSNNTNNKNLIASLMYTVVTPMLNPFIYSLRNKDMKGALRKLFCGRK